In Acinonyx jubatus isolate Ajub_Pintada_27869175 chromosome B3, VMU_Ajub_asm_v1.0, whole genome shotgun sequence, a genomic segment contains:
- the PGPEP1L gene encoding LOW QUALITY PROTEIN: pyroglutamyl-peptidase 1-like protein (The sequence of the model RefSeq protein was modified relative to this genomic sequence to represent the inferred CDS: inserted 2 bases in 1 codon; deleted 2 bases in 1 codon) has protein sequence MRGGRRGIPEVVPARCGVGAALGPGLVLPRLGPSATSGKAEQASVSLCSRPSLVLLQLVVHKELDASAKAIVLEQRAKNRGSWDADIRGFTPARGEGLPDDPEVIASGVSTRALSKLVAVDGAQVVYSRNAGRYVCDYTCYLSLHHGSGRTALVRVPPLSCWLPXDVLDEMRKPELKARFAENSTSVIPAPGNRWGGLLL, from the exons ATGAGGGGCGGTCGGCGGGGAATCCCGGAGGTTGTGCCGGCCAGATGTGGGGTTGGAGCTGCTTTGGGCCCGGGGCTGGTTCTCCCTCGGCTTGGCCCTTCAGCTACATCCGGGAAGGCAGAGCAGGCCTCGGTTTCCCTATGCTCTCGGCCCTCCCTTGTGCTTCTGCAGCTTGTCGTGCACAAAGAGCTGGACGCCTCCGCCAAGGCCATCGTTCTGGAACAGCGCGCCAAGAACCGAGGTTCCTGGGATGCCGACATCCGGGGCTTCACGCCC GCTCGCGGCGAGGGCCTTCCGGATGACCCGGAAGTGATCGCGTCCGGGGTCAGCACGAGAGCACTCAGCAAGCTGGTGGCGGTGGACGGCGCACAGGTGGTCTACTCGCGCAATGCAGGCAG ATACGTCTGTGATTACACCTGCTACCTGTCTTTGCATCATGGGAGTGGGCGCACGGCCCTCGTCCGCGTGCCTCCATTATCCTGTTGGCTCCC GGACGTGCTGGACGAGATGAGAAAGCCCGAGCTCAAAGCCCGGTTTGCAGAAAACTCAACCTCGGTGATTCCAGCCCCGGGGAACCGATGGGGGGGACTGCTCctttag